Proteins encoded within one genomic window of Dermatophilus congolensis:
- a CDS encoding VWA domain-containing protein, translating to MKPPPPYPFTAIVGQPHLQLALTLLAIDPHIGGVLIRGEKGTAKSTAARAFATHLPTGIMRTLPLGATEDRITGTLDIQATLTHATPIPLPGILREVHEGALYIDEINLLDEHLLNLVLETAASGTAHIEREGISCSHPAQFALIGTMNPEEGPLPDHALDRFGLCVDITSITDLDTRVLLLERTLAYENDPHAFAHTWAPHEHHHTTHLQAARDLLPHISLCPEIHSLITTITTTNHVAGHRADIVLTQATRAHAAWHKRRDATTEDVHAVTSLVLTHRSHTPPAPTTPTNTPPTTPKTQPSLTNPTHHTPPENHPTSHQPPPPTTNQQHHHTTTPEGPTGTSRTPQPTPTTTTHTLHTPLIADPTPSDTDTDTPATCPLIPLAGTTFPVIPLATNTTNPHTPGRKNTPTTAHRGRYIRSRPARPNTTSDIAIDATIRAAAPHQRARNNPHGRIHIERSDWQEKIRQHHPGNCTIFIVDASGSMGAQNRMTAAKGAILSLLLDAYQKRNRVALITFHHRNAHILLPPTSSIELAGRLLTDLPIGGPTPLPTALTTTSRLLNTLLHKTPELRPLLILVSDGCANIDLDGDPTPSAINQAHHLATNLGKDPRTRWIVVDTENPTTDKLGHAAALAHALNAPCHTIDELHADDLLHLVRTQNPH from the coding sequence ATGAAACCCCCACCTCCATACCCCTTCACCGCCATCGTTGGACAACCACACCTCCAACTCGCCCTCACCCTGCTCGCCATCGACCCCCACATCGGCGGCGTTCTCATCCGCGGCGAAAAAGGCACCGCCAAATCCACCGCCGCACGCGCCTTCGCCACCCACCTACCCACCGGCATCATGCGCACCCTTCCCCTAGGAGCCACCGAAGACCGCATCACCGGAACCCTTGACATCCAAGCCACCCTCACCCACGCCACACCCATCCCACTACCGGGCATCCTGCGCGAAGTACACGAAGGCGCTCTCTACATCGACGAAATCAACCTCCTGGACGAACATCTCCTCAACCTCGTCCTCGAAACCGCAGCCTCCGGCACCGCCCACATCGAACGCGAAGGCATCTCCTGCAGCCACCCCGCCCAATTCGCCCTCATCGGCACCATGAACCCCGAAGAAGGCCCCCTACCCGACCACGCCCTAGACCGATTCGGGCTATGCGTCGACATCACCTCCATCACCGACCTCGACACCCGCGTCCTCCTACTCGAACGCACCCTCGCCTACGAAAACGACCCACACGCATTCGCCCACACCTGGGCCCCCCACGAACACCACCACACCACCCACCTACAGGCAGCCCGCGACCTACTCCCCCACATCAGCCTCTGTCCCGAAATACACAGCCTCATCACCACAATCACCACCACCAACCATGTCGCCGGACACCGCGCCGACATCGTCCTCACCCAAGCCACTCGCGCCCACGCCGCCTGGCACAAACGACGCGACGCCACCACCGAAGACGTCCACGCCGTCACCTCCCTCGTCCTAACCCACCGCAGCCACACCCCCCCTGCCCCCACCACCCCCACCAACACACCCCCCACCACCCCAAAAACCCAACCCTCACTGACCAACCCCACCCACCACACCCCACCGGAAAACCACCCCACCAGCCACCAGCCCCCACCACCGACCACCAATCAGCAACACCACCACACCACCACCCCCGAAGGCCCCACCGGAACCTCCCGCACACCCCAACCCACCCCCACAACCACCACACACACCCTCCACACCCCCCTCATCGCAGACCCAACCCCCAGCGACACCGACACAGACACCCCCGCAACCTGCCCCCTCATCCCCCTAGCCGGCACCACATTCCCCGTCATCCCCCTTGCCACCAACACCACCAACCCCCACACCCCCGGCCGCAAAAACACGCCCACAACCGCACACCGCGGCCGCTACATCCGCTCCCGCCCCGCACGCCCCAATACCACCAGCGATATCGCCATCGACGCCACCATCCGCGCCGCTGCACCCCACCAACGCGCCCGCAACAACCCCCACGGCCGCATCCACATCGAACGCAGCGACTGGCAAGAAAAAATCCGCCAACACCACCCCGGCAACTGCACCATCTTCATCGTCGACGCCAGCGGTTCCATGGGCGCCCAAAACCGCATGACCGCAGCCAAAGGCGCCATCCTCTCCCTCCTGCTCGACGCCTACCAAAAACGCAACCGCGTCGCCCTCATCACCTTCCACCACCGCAACGCCCACATCCTCCTACCCCCCACCTCCTCCATCGAACTAGCCGGACGCCTCCTAACCGACCTACCCATCGGCGGCCCCACACCCCTACCCACCGCCCTAACCACCACCAGCCGCCTACTCAACACACTCCTACACAAAACCCCCGAACTACGTCCCCTACTCATCCTCGTCAGCGACGGCTGCGCCAACATCGATCTCGACGGCGACCCCACACCCAGCGCAATCAACCAAGCCCACCACCTCGCCACCAACCTCGGCAAAGACCCCCGAACCCGCTGGATAGTCGTCGACACCGAAAACCCCACCACCGACAAACTTGGCCACGCCGCCGCCCTCGCGCACGCTCTCAACGCCCCCTGCCACACCATCGACGAACTCCACGCAGACGACCTCCTCCACCTCGTCCGCACCCAAAACCCCCACTAA
- a CDS encoding ABC transporter substrate-binding protein gives MSRLRASIPLLALTLALTGALTGCSSPDGTAATPQETATPPAEPPAAPPAQAACIDKFDPTKDYFPDKVKFSDAENVNVEYFNSYKVVTVRHTSPGGPSQKYVLTQCGAPEPKLTGDLATAQKITIPVKKAATGSTGHVPPFQLLNQSQALAGVTDADKISGGKVKDAIKAGKITKLTPTATGADPAQITTLKPDLFISSTPTDPANPKLRKEKIPVVSYADWFERTPLGRAEWTKFTALFLDAEAEANTRFERIASDYRTLVAKALHVSHRPAVLLGTMTDGKWKAPGRDNYVANEILDAGGTYVLEHLNGTEPRPLDFEMVLTRGAESEHWLAPEPTTPWKSLNDPISKDARIANLPPVKKANVWTFTKRINEGGGNDYWQSGAVRPDLVLADLIAILHPELMPSHQFTYYTQVPAQ, from the coding sequence GCCCGGACGGCACCGCCGCGACACCGCAAGAAACAGCCACACCACCAGCTGAACCCCCAGCGGCACCACCAGCCCAAGCAGCCTGCATCGACAAATTCGACCCCACAAAGGACTACTTCCCCGACAAGGTGAAGTTCTCCGATGCAGAAAACGTTAACGTCGAATACTTCAACTCCTACAAAGTCGTCACCGTGCGACACACCAGCCCCGGCGGCCCCTCACAAAAATACGTACTCACCCAATGCGGCGCCCCCGAACCAAAACTGACCGGCGACCTGGCCACAGCCCAAAAAATCACGATCCCGGTCAAAAAAGCCGCCACCGGCTCCACCGGTCACGTGCCCCCCTTCCAGCTACTCAACCAATCCCAAGCCCTCGCTGGCGTCACCGACGCTGACAAAATCAGCGGCGGCAAAGTCAAAGACGCCATCAAAGCCGGAAAAATCACCAAACTCACCCCCACAGCCACCGGCGCAGACCCAGCCCAAATCACCACCCTCAAACCCGACCTGTTCATCTCCTCCACCCCCACCGACCCCGCCAACCCCAAACTCCGCAAAGAAAAAATCCCCGTCGTCTCCTACGCCGACTGGTTCGAACGCACCCCCCTAGGGCGAGCCGAATGGACCAAATTCACCGCCCTGTTCCTCGACGCCGAAGCCGAAGCCAACACACGCTTCGAACGCATCGCCTCCGACTACCGCACCCTCGTCGCCAAAGCTCTCCACGTCTCCCACCGCCCAGCCGTGCTGCTGGGCACCATGACCGACGGAAAATGGAAAGCCCCAGGCCGCGACAACTACGTCGCTAACGAAATCCTCGACGCAGGCGGCACCTACGTCCTCGAACACCTCAACGGCACCGAACCACGCCCCCTGGACTTCGAAATGGTCCTCACCCGAGGAGCCGAATCAGAGCATTGGCTAGCCCCCGAACCAACCACACCGTGGAAATCCCTCAACGACCCCATCTCCAAAGACGCCCGCATCGCCAACCTACCCCCCGTCAAAAAAGCCAACGTATGGACATTCACCAAACGAATCAACGAAGGTGGCGGAAACGACTACTGGCAAAGCGGAGCAGTCCGCCCCGACCTCGTCCTAGCCGACCTCATCGCCATCCTGCACCCAGAACTCATGCCATCCCACCAATTCACCTACTACACCCAAGTCCCCGCCCAATAA